A stretch of the uncultured Cohaesibacter sp. genome encodes the following:
- a CDS encoding sigma-54 dependent transcriptional regulator: MRTIAIIEDEKLLGAELKRRFEREGWRVSLARTIADARHLLLELGLTPSIVLSDMNLPDGNGLDFLEEVRKAEGRGEWIFLSGYGTRRDIERATELGALDFLPKPLDYHKLDLTIAAASRGAKASQRIHDATVTQARKYAPENFLGNSPAAERVRMMLNQLSKVPISSVLLAGETGTGKGLAAKILHYAGERREAPFVDVNCAAFPKDLLESELFGHEPGAFTGAKGKHRGLLEQADGGTVFLDEIGEMDLGLQSKLLKALEDRSFRRVGGEETISVDVQLITASNRDLRSVSQQGGFRSDLYHRISVFEILLPSLRERADDLEQIVPALMKEFNARAGKSVQTVDQATWRMLKSYAWPGNVRELRNVIERCVLLSSSDTLDSQWLGLSSSQPNSHAPDPEGDFIHLPLDGSMALDEMDRHIIQTALERNGHNVMATARALGTTRETLRYRIQKYGLA; the protein is encoded by the coding sequence ATGCGGACAATTGCCATCATTGAAGACGAAAAGCTGCTCGGCGCCGAATTGAAACGTCGTTTTGAGCGCGAAGGCTGGCGTGTTTCGCTCGCACGCACCATAGCCGACGCGCGACATTTGCTTCTCGAGCTGGGACTGACGCCCTCCATCGTATTGTCCGACATGAATTTGCCAGACGGCAACGGCCTCGATTTTCTGGAAGAGGTTCGCAAGGCAGAAGGCCGCGGCGAATGGATATTCCTGTCAGGCTACGGAACGCGGCGGGATATCGAGCGGGCGACAGAGTTGGGCGCTTTGGATTTTCTTCCAAAACCCCTCGATTATCACAAGCTCGATCTCACCATTGCAGCAGCATCACGCGGCGCAAAGGCAAGTCAGCGGATACACGATGCGACTGTGACGCAGGCGCGCAAATATGCGCCTGAGAATTTCCTTGGCAACAGCCCGGCGGCTGAACGTGTGCGCATGATGCTCAATCAGCTTTCAAAAGTGCCCATATCCTCGGTTCTGCTGGCTGGCGAGACGGGCACAGGCAAAGGGTTGGCGGCCAAGATCCTCCACTATGCCGGTGAGCGCCGCGAGGCACCATTTGTGGACGTTAACTGCGCCGCCTTTCCCAAGGACCTGTTGGAATCCGAACTCTTTGGCCACGAGCCGGGCGCATTTACCGGCGCGAAAGGAAAACACAGAGGCCTGCTTGAACAGGCCGATGGCGGAACCGTCTTTCTGGATGAAATTGGAGAGATGGACCTTGGTCTTCAATCCAAGCTCCTCAAGGCACTTGAAGACAGGAGCTTTCGCCGCGTCGGTGGCGAGGAGACAATCAGCGTGGATGTGCAACTGATTACCGCATCCAACCGTGACTTGAGAAGCGTCTCACAGCAGGGTGGCTTCAGGAGCGACCTCTATCACCGCATTTCCGTTTTCGAGATCCTATTGCCGAGCCTGCGCGAGCGCGCCGATGACCTGGAACAAATCGTGCCAGCGCTGATGAAAGAATTTAATGCCCGCGCCGGAAAGTCGGTTCAAACCGTGGATCAGGCAACCTGGCGTATGCTCAAAAGCTACGCCTGGCCAGGCAATGTGCGCGAATTGCGCAATGTCATTGAACGATGCGTGCTTCTTTCCTCGAGCGATACGCTCGACAGCCAGTGGCTCGGCCTGTCATCATCGCAGCCCAATAGCCATGCGCCCGACCCAGAGGGCGATTTCATTCACCTGCCGCTTGATGGTTCCATGGCGCTTGACGAGATGGACCGGCACATTATTCAAACAGCGCTTGAACGCAACGGCCATAACGTCATGGCAACGGCGCGTGCACTTGGAACAACCCGCGAGACTTTGCGCTACCGCATTCAGAAATATGGATTGGCATAA
- a CDS encoding HlyD family secretion protein yields MSNDTEIEANDASEKTAGKKSNKLNLVILALAVVVAGVGYYVWSDYTDSHPSTNDAYVGTPIIHIAPEVTGTVVSVDVKSFSKVKKGDTLFTIDPRSFKASLDMAKANLVRARQKVSVLQSQVVSAQSMLDAKQAALENTRGATQRTLKLAAQGTATQAEADAQKAALSEAEAAVKTAKAALSSAQSSLGKPGDDNPLVQSALADVERAQLDLDNTVLKASADGYVGKIDIRPGSLAAAGMEVAQLVETDQWWVDANFKENALTNIKPGQPAEVTIDMLPGRTFTGKVLALSPASGTAFSLFPPDNATGNWVKVTQRFPVRVLLDNAGPSDGLRVGASSEVTIDTTGGQ; encoded by the coding sequence ATGAGCAACGATACAGAAATCGAAGCAAATGATGCTTCAGAAAAAACGGCTGGCAAAAAGTCAAACAAGCTTAATCTGGTTATCCTCGCACTGGCTGTCGTTGTCGCTGGTGTCGGTTACTATGTCTGGTCGGACTATACCGACAGCCATCCTTCAACAAACGACGCCTATGTTGGTACGCCGATCATACACATTGCACCTGAAGTAACGGGGACCGTGGTTTCAGTCGATGTCAAATCGTTTTCCAAGGTGAAGAAAGGCGACACGCTTTTCACCATTGATCCGCGTTCTTTCAAAGCCTCTCTGGATATGGCCAAGGCAAATCTGGTGCGGGCGCGTCAGAAAGTTTCGGTCTTGCAGAGCCAGGTTGTTTCGGCGCAATCAATGCTTGATGCGAAACAAGCCGCATTGGAAAACACGCGCGGTGCCACACAAAGAACACTGAAACTGGCGGCGCAGGGAACAGCCACCCAAGCCGAAGCCGATGCGCAGAAGGCGGCTTTGAGCGAGGCGGAAGCTGCGGTGAAAACAGCCAAGGCGGCCCTCAGCAGCGCTCAGTCATCCTTGGGCAAACCCGGCGATGACAATCCGCTTGTTCAATCGGCTCTCGCCGATGTTGAACGTGCGCAGCTTGACCTTGACAATACCGTGCTCAAAGCCTCTGCCGACGGATATGTGGGCAAGATCGATATTCGCCCCGGTTCGCTCGCAGCCGCCGGCATGGAGGTCGCCCAGCTGGTGGAAACCGACCAGTGGTGGGTGGATGCCAACTTCAAGGAAAACGCACTGACAAACATCAAGCCCGGCCAACCTGCTGAAGTGACAATTGATATGCTTCCGGGCCGCACCTTTACCGGCAAGGTCTTGGCTCTAAGCCCTGCCAGCGGGACCGCGTTTTCACTCTTCCCTCCCGATAATGCCACCGGCAACTGGGTGAAGGTCACCCAGAGATTCCCGGTTCGCGTTCTTTTGGATAACGCCGGTCCTTCAGATGGTTTGAGAGTTGGTGCATCCTCTGAGGTAACGATTGATACGACTGGAGGCCAGTGA
- a CDS encoding tetratricopeptide repeat protein — translation MRQQDSMLLVSLLVFAGVAAGGYAAGSNSLLDSFLKPSTERAIAIREYHQGDMKDAFNEFQRLAKKGDNSAAFYLGQMYEFGHGTAVNGDEAVKWLRKSAGAGNAIAARQLGELYYNGTVVVQDFGKAETWLKQAAQAGDETAMINLGHMASNGFGMAANPVTAYAYYAAASAKGSNYAETLRNKIAAKLSVDQQASGEQQAKSILADVAKSPATNGKSKDSVPSS, via the coding sequence ATGAGACAACAGGATTCCATGCTTTTAGTGTCGCTGCTGGTTTTCGCAGGCGTTGCCGCCGGAGGTTATGCAGCAGGTTCAAACAGTCTGCTTGATTCTTTTCTGAAACCAAGCACCGAGCGTGCCATCGCCATCCGCGAATACCACCAGGGTGATATGAAAGACGCGTTCAACGAATTTCAGAGGCTGGCGAAGAAGGGCGACAATTCTGCAGCCTTCTATCTGGGACAGATGTACGAGTTTGGTCATGGCACAGCGGTCAATGGTGACGAGGCCGTAAAATGGCTGCGCAAGTCTGCGGGTGCAGGAAATGCAATTGCGGCGCGTCAACTGGGCGAGCTCTATTATAACGGCACCGTTGTGGTTCAGGATTTTGGCAAGGCCGAAACCTGGCTCAAGCAAGCTGCTCAGGCGGGCGATGAAACCGCAATGATCAACCTTGGTCACATGGCCTCCAATGGTTTCGGCATGGCCGCAAACCCGGTTACGGCCTATGCCTACTATGCCGCAGCATCCGCAAAAGGCAGCAATTATGCAGAGACGTTGCGCAACAAAATTGCCGCCAAGCTGTCTGTAGATCAGCAGGCAAGCGGTGAACAACAGGCCAAATCAATATTGGCCGACGTCGCAAAATCTCCGGCAACCAACGGTAAATCCAAGGACTCCGTGCCCTCTTCCTGA
- a CDS encoding YfdX family protein: MKTVMRNIAIATFVTSLAASSALIPAVASAATNDQVTEASKTGDANPALELSGNGFKVMREVRAARVAIFNGDTKAAKKYVDDAVATMSDVKAEAAKMAKGKDADPNLIPIDGQLVVADNFVSTPEKAAQIAKGNAALKKGDSKTAIEKLKLAGVDIGFTRLLMPMKETTAHLNVANQMIGEEDFYEANMALKAAEDGMNVDTVMLIVQPGHAAKTAPAATAPKSDSKASSGS; this comes from the coding sequence ATGAAAACCGTTATGCGTAATATTGCAATTGCAACATTTGTCACCTCATTGGCTGCAAGCAGCGCACTTATCCCGGCAGTTGCCAGTGCAGCAACCAACGACCAAGTGACTGAGGCTTCCAAAACCGGCGACGCTAATCCGGCGCTTGAATTGTCTGGAAATGGCTTCAAGGTCATGCGTGAGGTCCGCGCCGCACGCGTTGCGATCTTCAACGGTGACACGAAGGCTGCAAAGAAATATGTCGATGATGCCGTGGCGACCATGAGTGACGTCAAGGCAGAGGCGGCAAAGATGGCCAAGGGCAAGGATGCGGACCCCAATCTCATTCCGATTGACGGTCAACTCGTCGTCGCCGACAATTTCGTCTCAACGCCTGAAAAAGCTGCGCAGATCGCGAAGGGCAATGCGGCTCTGAAGAAAGGCGATTCCAAGACGGCCATTGAAAAGCTCAAGCTTGCTGGCGTTGATATCGGGTTCACAAGGCTCTTGATGCCGATGAAAGAAACGACGGCCCACTTGAACGTTGCCAACCAGATGATCGGTGAAGAAGACTTCTACGAGGCCAACATGGCTCTGAAAGCTGCCGAAGACGGTATGAATGTCGACACCGTCATGCTGATTGTGCAGCCTGGCCATGCAGCCAAGACTGCGCCAGCAGCAACAGCGCCGAAGAGCGATAGCAAGGCTTCCAGCGGCAGCTAA
- a CDS encoding DUF6538 domain-containing protein: MSGHPRLVRRNATYYHRVAVPVDIKDTYPKSEETFSLKTKDDQVALRLVSRCSIWLVPIVIMITLAGFVWTYTHNLGL, from the coding sequence ATGTCAGGCCATCCCCGTTTAGTCCGCCGCAACGCCACTTATTATCATCGTGTTGCCGTGCCGGTGGACATCAAAGATACCTACCCGAAATCCGAAGAGACCTTTTCGCTGAAGACCAAGGACGACCAAGTAGCTCTGCGGTTGGTATCGCGCTGTTCAATTTGGCTCGTGCCGATCGTCATAATGATCACGCTTGCTGGTTTCGTGTGGACCTATACCCATAATCTCGGCTTGTAA
- a CDS encoding phospholipase D-like domain-containing protein: protein MSWLITHLEVVVISLVVAASALIILGQNRSPQAALAWLLFLILVPYVALPAYLIFGFRKSKSSGESHADQAAPIAKPDNPEKRVINLLQNGGFFGSSGNLFKIHEDGIEAWTGLCEIVENAEISLDVMLYLLAKDDVGEAFCALLEERAKAGVSVHVILDRVGSLHAPWAALKRLEAAGVEVKLYSPFTDWGRGVNMSLRNHRKMVIADGQRVWAGGRNVASHYLGPHEEEDRWIDFSFVVEGPVVEQYINVFSTDWAFVGGSRRADQPISRDEKGGSNLNLIPSGPNMEEDLLYDAVVLACHQANSRIWVFTPYFLPTPNLTQALSIAARRGVDVRILIPVKSNQWLADLARGPALRSLIEDGVCILTLPKMIHAKTMLIDDRAMVGSANFDSRSLLLNYETMLFLETAEDVSTLTCWMENILEGASEGLAKSGFWKRFSEGVFRLISPIL from the coding sequence ATGAGCTGGTTGATAACGCATTTGGAAGTCGTCGTGATCAGCCTTGTGGTCGCGGCCAGTGCTCTTATCATTTTAGGGCAAAATCGAAGCCCGCAGGCAGCCCTTGCATGGCTTCTGTTCCTTATTCTAGTGCCTTATGTCGCGCTTCCAGCCTATCTGATCTTCGGGTTCCGTAAGAGCAAGTCGAGCGGTGAAAGCCATGCAGATCAAGCCGCGCCAATTGCCAAACCTGACAATCCGGAAAAGCGGGTGATCAATCTTCTCCAGAATGGCGGTTTTTTTGGCTCGTCGGGCAATTTATTCAAGATCCATGAAGACGGTATCGAAGCCTGGACCGGACTTTGCGAAATCGTTGAGAATGCCGAAATCTCGCTGGATGTTATGCTTTATCTGCTCGCCAAGGATGACGTCGGTGAAGCTTTTTGCGCGCTTTTGGAAGAAAGAGCGAAGGCTGGTGTTTCGGTGCATGTTATTCTCGACAGGGTCGGTTCATTGCACGCACCCTGGGCAGCCCTGAAACGGCTTGAGGCAGCTGGTGTTGAGGTCAAGCTTTATTCGCCCTTTACCGATTGGGGGAGGGGCGTGAATATGAGCTTGAGAAACCATCGCAAGATGGTGATTGCTGACGGCCAGCGCGTGTGGGCAGGCGGGCGTAATGTCGCCTCCCATTATCTCGGGCCTCATGAAGAGGAGGATCGGTGGATCGACTTTTCCTTCGTTGTAGAAGGTCCGGTTGTCGAACAATATATCAATGTTTTCTCCACGGATTGGGCCTTTGTCGGCGGCAGCCGTCGGGCTGACCAGCCTATTTCGCGAGACGAGAAGGGCGGTTCAAACCTCAATCTCATTCCCTCAGGTCCCAATATGGAGGAGGATCTGCTCTACGATGCGGTGGTTCTGGCCTGTCATCAGGCCAATTCACGTATCTGGGTTTTCACGCCCTATTTTCTGCCCACCCCGAACTTGACTCAGGCGCTTTCCATTGCAGCCCGCCGGGGCGTGGACGTTCGAATTCTGATCCCTGTGAAATCCAACCAGTGGCTGGCCGATCTGGCAAGAGGCCCTGCGCTCAGATCGCTTATTGAAGATGGCGTTTGTATTTTGACCTTGCCGAAAATGATTCACGCAAAGACCATGCTGATTGATGATCGCGCGATGGTCGGTTCCGCCAACTTCGATTCCAGAAGTCTGCTTTTGAACTATGAGACAATGCTGTTTCTGGAAACGGCTGAGGATGTTTCTACGCTTACGTGCTGGATGGAAAATATTCTTGAAGGTGCCTCGGAAGGGCTTGCCAAGTCCGGTTTTTGGAAGCGGTTCTCAGAAGGTGTTTTCAGGCTTATTTCGCCGATCCTTTGA
- a CDS encoding ATP-binding protein, whose protein sequence is MSEEETVHTENMAIEAALLWPLRSASILTVVALLLSLAFLGYTAWSGANKLGPVEQHVAHLRKLQDASTNIQNILVRHFETETAPKVSEVKQVSDNLRELINEKGSLHPQTPEDLKEARSFLTLPKGNVRTGLLAALSIVNKTLKRENELQNTLIRQTRENAERELILAGCALLMLPLFAMFLIAYLRRNSTRSVGRLIALLENVGNLDFRPAEAVSGNDPLAGVYARYNVMAEKLKAATDNAEQHAQQLESQVRVASETLLQQQEELERSARLVAIGEFAARMAHELRNPISGISIALNNIETELPDGDMRERISLIAEETDRVTRLLNGLLERGKASPERPTKSSLKPLIGDVVRLFDYQLPGNIKINWSATDAECSAPRDTVRQVLINLLRNSKEALGEQDGHIWVQAERRDGMMVFSVEDDGPGYPEQLLTRGIQPFQTEKKGGTGLGMSVIQRLVNAAGGAISLSARADGGARTTVTIPCGE, encoded by the coding sequence ATGAGCGAAGAAGAAACGGTGCACACTGAGAATATGGCCATTGAAGCAGCATTGTTGTGGCCGTTGCGCAGTGCTTCAATATTGACCGTCGTCGCCTTGCTCTTGTCGCTGGCTTTCCTCGGTTACACCGCTTGGAGCGGGGCTAATAAGCTCGGGCCAGTAGAGCAGCATGTTGCGCATCTGCGAAAATTGCAGGATGCCAGCACGAATATACAGAATATCCTTGTGCGCCATTTTGAAACTGAAACCGCGCCGAAAGTTTCTGAAGTCAAGCAGGTCAGCGACAACTTGCGGGAACTGATCAACGAGAAGGGAAGTCTGCATCCGCAAACGCCGGAGGATCTGAAGGAGGCTCGCTCGTTTCTGACACTTCCAAAGGGCAATGTACGAACCGGTCTTCTCGCCGCCCTCAGCATCGTCAACAAGACTCTCAAGCGCGAAAACGAATTGCAGAACACTCTGATACGGCAAACACGGGAGAATGCTGAAAGAGAGCTGATCCTAGCTGGCTGTGCGCTTTTGATGCTACCGCTTTTTGCGATGTTTCTGATTGCTTATCTGCGGCGAAACTCCACGCGTTCGGTTGGACGTTTGATTGCGCTTTTGGAGAATGTTGGCAACCTTGACTTCCGCCCTGCCGAAGCTGTCTCCGGCAACGATCCGCTGGCAGGTGTCTATGCGCGCTACAATGTGATGGCGGAAAAACTCAAAGCTGCCACTGACAATGCGGAGCAACATGCCCAACAGCTCGAAAGCCAGGTGCGCGTGGCATCGGAAACGCTGCTGCAGCAGCAGGAAGAGCTTGAAAGAAGCGCGCGGCTGGTTGCCATCGGTGAATTTGCAGCGCGCATGGCGCATGAATTGCGCAATCCCATCTCCGGCATTTCCATTGCCCTCAACAATATTGAAACAGAGCTGCCAGACGGCGACATGCGGGAACGGATCTCCTTGATCGCGGAAGAAACCGATCGTGTGACACGCCTTTTGAACGGGCTTCTGGAAAGGGGGAAAGCATCCCCTGAAAGACCAACAAAATCGAGTTTGAAACCGCTGATCGGCGACGTCGTTCGGCTTTTTGATTATCAACTGCCCGGCAATATCAAGATCAATTGGAGCGCGACGGACGCTGAATGCTCTGCGCCGCGCGACACGGTTCGCCAGGTTCTGATAAACCTGCTGCGCAATTCGAAAGAAGCCTTGGGCGAGCAAGATGGTCATATCTGGGTGCAGGCCGAACGCCGTGACGGGATGATGGTGTTTTCAGTTGAAGATGACGGGCCGGGATATCCGGAGCAGCTTCTCACACGCGGCATTCAGCCATTTCAAACAGAAAAAAAAGGTGGAACCGGGCTCGGGATGTCAGTGATCCAAAGGCTGGTGAATGCGGCTGGCGGCGCCATTTCCCTTTCGGCCCGTGCCGACGGTGGTGCGCGCACCACCGTAACCATTCCATGCGGAGAATAA
- a CDS encoding Rha family transcriptional regulator codes for MNSIALTQNGIDEAKFQHSTLMSSREIADLTGKQHSNVCRDIRHMLQQIGEAELKFEFSYCGEGGRKYVEFRLPQDLTLTLISGYHAKVRVAIIKRWLQLEQEEHERVLQSLAPKALLGSLVAETGHLLGDFVRCLPGVNTQQVRRTLQELGYLFQKGTYKWRVRAKYRDLFEEKFGPNGLGWGQITVTQKGALKLAELYSDGQLPMRKNYAPEAFEGASF; via the coding sequence ATGAACAGCATCGCCTTGACACAAAACGGTATCGACGAAGCAAAATTCCAGCACTCCACTCTGATGTCGAGTCGAGAAATTGCCGACCTTACAGGCAAACAGCACTCAAACGTTTGTCGGGACATTCGGCATATGCTGCAGCAAATCGGAGAGGCAGAACTCAAATTTGAATTCTCCTATTGTGGAGAGGGTGGACGCAAATATGTTGAGTTTCGCCTGCCACAAGACTTAACTCTGACGCTGATCTCCGGCTATCATGCAAAGGTCAGAGTTGCCATTATCAAGCGCTGGTTGCAACTGGAGCAAGAAGAACACGAACGTGTTTTGCAGAGCTTAGCACCCAAAGCATTGTTAGGCAGCTTGGTTGCCGAAACCGGTCACTTGCTTGGAGACTTCGTAAGATGCCTTCCGGGGGTCAACACCCAGCAGGTACGCCGAACCCTTCAGGAGCTTGGATATTTGTTTCAAAAAGGGACCTACAAATGGCGAGTTCGGGCTAAGTATCGAGACCTTTTTGAAGAGAAGTTCGGGCCGAATGGTCTTGGATGGGGACAAATCACCGTCACTCAAAAAGGCGCTCTAAAGCTCGCGGAACTGTACAGCGACGGGCAGCTCCCAATGAGAAAGAACTATGCGCCGGAAGCGTTTGAAGGTGCGTCGTTCTAA
- a CDS encoding recombinase family protein, with product MKTVLYARVSTADQTLEHQKTQAEGAGFRIDEVVADHGVSGVSTRLRNRPEGKRLFDLLREGDTLVVRWVDRLGRNYEDVTEVMRELLNAGVTIKTVINGLTFDGSKSDPMAKAVRDALIGFMAAMAQAETEARREAQKAGIAAAQQKPGKYKGRKPSYSRDQMAQVTAMLSNSDTIAAIARATSLTRPTIYRIKDEPQACEKALHLWGL from the coding sequence ATGAAGACCGTTCTATATGCTCGCGTGTCCACTGCAGATCAAACCTTGGAACACCAGAAGACTCAAGCGGAAGGCGCGGGCTTCAGAATTGATGAGGTGGTTGCAGACCACGGTGTGTCCGGTGTGTCTACTCGCCTGAGGAATCGGCCAGAGGGGAAGCGCCTGTTTGATCTACTCAGAGAAGGTGACACGCTCGTTGTCCGTTGGGTGGACCGCTTGGGTCGAAACTATGAAGACGTCACTGAGGTCATGCGTGAGTTGCTCAACGCTGGTGTCACCATCAAAACCGTCATCAATGGCTTGACCTTCGACGGTTCAAAATCCGATCCAATGGCCAAGGCGGTGCGGGATGCTCTCATTGGCTTCATGGCAGCGATGGCACAGGCAGAGACGGAAGCACGACGAGAAGCTCAGAAGGCAGGTATAGCAGCAGCGCAACAGAAGCCGGGTAAGTACAAAGGCCGTAAGCCGTCATACTCGAGGGATCAAATGGCACAGGTGACAGCCATGCTATCCAACTCAGACACCATCGCTGCAATTGCTAGAGCCACGAGTCTCACTCGTCCCACCATCTACCGGATCAAAGACGAACCACAAGCATGTGAGAAGGCGCTGCATCTTTGGGGGCTGTGA
- a CDS encoding DHA2 family efflux MFS transporter permease subunit: protein MASTATPTEAKVGMQAILTSAAVLLATIMVILDMTVVNVNLADMKGALGANSDQITWVLTSYIVAEAVIIPLGGTLSKRFGRKRLMIFSVIGFVIASALCGQARSLNAMIIFRTLQGAFGASIVPLSQSVMVDTFPPEKRGRAMAFWGIGIMLGPILGPTLGGFIAEHLSWRWVFYINVPVGILNVIMLGAFLKETKRENTRADWLGAGLLALGIGSLQAGLDQGNQRDWLSSGLIQVLFATAAVSLTMFVMRSIGRRDAVLRISLLKDRNLSTASFMMLAFGLGMFGTIALQPIMMSEIYGFPSETIGLVMAPRGFAAAAGMFTVASLINRTDPRYLVSTGFVLSTIGSWMMSWLTPQADAFWVILPSLVQGLGMGMIFVPLSTLAFSTLKKEDTDFGSGIFNLSRTIGSSIGISITSTVLSHSLAEARSGLSMNMVPSNPNLQSWYESMHLAPHSAQALQRLASKMSEQAAMIAFNHTFVFIASSFIVLGPLILLLRRPASMTQSGN from the coding sequence ATGGCCTCCACCGCCACACCGACTGAGGCCAAGGTTGGCATGCAGGCCATTCTCACCTCGGCTGCCGTTCTGTTAGCAACCATCATGGTCATTCTCGATATGACCGTTGTGAATGTGAACCTTGCAGATATGAAGGGTGCGCTTGGCGCCAATAGCGATCAGATTACCTGGGTTCTGACGTCTTACATTGTTGCTGAAGCTGTCATTATTCCGCTTGGAGGCACACTTTCCAAGCGTTTTGGGCGCAAGCGCCTGATGATTTTCAGCGTCATTGGTTTTGTCATTGCCTCAGCACTTTGTGGGCAGGCGCGCTCGCTGAATGCGATGATTATCTTCCGCACGCTGCAAGGCGCATTCGGCGCTTCAATCGTGCCGCTTTCCCAATCGGTGATGGTGGATACGTTTCCGCCGGAAAAAAGAGGCCGCGCGATGGCTTTTTGGGGAATCGGCATCATGCTGGGACCGATCCTCGGTCCAACGCTCGGTGGCTTTATTGCGGAGCATCTGTCATGGCGGTGGGTCTTCTATATCAATGTGCCGGTCGGCATTCTCAATGTCATTATGCTGGGTGCTTTCCTGAAAGAAACCAAGCGTGAGAATACAAGGGCTGACTGGCTCGGTGCAGGATTGCTGGCCCTCGGGATCGGTTCACTGCAGGCTGGCCTTGACCAGGGCAACCAGCGCGACTGGCTTTCGTCTGGACTTATTCAGGTGCTCTTTGCGACTGCTGCCGTCAGCCTTACGATGTTTGTCATGCGCAGTATCGGGCGGCGCGATGCGGTGCTGCGTATCTCGCTGCTGAAAGACCGGAACCTTTCCACGGCGTCCTTCATGATGCTGGCGTTCGGGTTGGGTATGTTTGGCACCATCGCTCTTCAGCCCATCATGATGAGCGAGATCTATGGTTTTCCATCGGAGACAATCGGTCTTGTCATGGCACCAAGGGGATTTGCTGCCGCAGCAGGCATGTTCACTGTGGCATCGCTGATCAACCGGACGGATCCCCGTTATCTGGTCTCTACCGGCTTTGTGCTTTCAACCATCGGTTCGTGGATGATGAGTTGGCTGACGCCACAGGCGGATGCTTTCTGGGTCATCTTGCCCTCGCTCGTTCAGGGTCTTGGTATGGGCATGATTTTCGTTCCGCTTTCAACCCTTGCCTTCTCGACGTTGAAAAAGGAGGACACGGATTTCGGTTCTGGCATTTTCAACCTTTCGCGAACCATCGGTTCGTCGATCGGCATTTCGATCACAAGCACGGTTCTGAGCCATTCGCTGGCGGAGGCAAGGAGCGGTCTCTCGATGAACATGGTTCCTTCCAATCCCAACCTTCAGTCCTGGTATGAATCGATGCATCTTGCGCCTCATTCGGCTCAGGCGCTTCAGCGTCTTGCCAGCAAGATGTCCGAGCAAGCTGCGATGATTGCCTTCAATCATACCTTCGTCTTCATCGCCTCAAGCTTCATCGTGCTCGGACCGTTGATCCTGCTATTGAGACGACCTGCATCAATGACGCAATCGGGAAACTGA